A genome region from Brassica oleracea var. oleracea cultivar TO1000 chromosome C2, BOL, whole genome shotgun sequence includes the following:
- the LOC106326425 gene encoding uncharacterized protein LOC106326425, translating into MATLQRFKFLATQCGVAPSPTRSPSPRTSPLVQFRRKKTTLKMLLSLIPPSRREQPLIHHGRSLAADKDVAGRKLRDLFVTSSPVEEEEEKERPKGKTKEEVLAAMAAKLNAAASSQVENNAAPVWFRFSKRLLQRAWRPKLGTIPE; encoded by the coding sequence ATGGCGACGCTGCAGAGATTCAAGTTCCTAGCGACGCAGTGTGGAGTTGCACCGAGCCCGACACGAAGTCCAAGCCCGAGGACAAGTCCGTTGGTGCAATTTCGTCGCAAGAAGACAACCTTAAAGATGCTTCTGAGTCTTATACCGCCTAGCCGCAGAGAGCAGCCGCTCATTCATCATGGCCGCTCCTTGGCTGCTGACAAGGACGTAGCTGGACGCAAACTGCGAGACTTATTCGTGACTTCGTCTCCCGTAGAGGAAGAAGAAGAGAAGGAGAGACCGAAAGGGAAGACAAAAGAAGAAGTTCTTGCAGCCATGGCAGCTAAATTGAACGCAGCTGCTAGTTCACAGGTGGAGAACAATGCAGCACCGGTTTGGTTTAGATTCAGCAAGCGGCTTCTCCAGCGAGCTTGGCGTCCTAAGCTTGGTACCATTCCTGAGTAA
- the LOC106319271 gene encoding probable protein phosphatase 2C 15, translating to MASREGKRPSHENLVPLAALLSRETRAAKMEKPIVRYGEAAQSRKGEDYLLINTDTLRLPPNSSTAFSVFAIFDGHNGKAAAVFTRENLLNHVLSALPRGLSRDEWLQALPRALVSGFVKTDKEFQSRGETSGTTATFVIVDGWTVTVACVGDSRCILDTSGGSVSNLTVDHRLEDNKEERERVTASGGEVGRLSIVGGVEIGPLRCWPEGLCLSRSIGDMDVGEFIVPVPFVKQVKLSNLGGRLIIASDGIWDALSSEAAAKACRGLPAELAARQVVKEALRRRGLKDDTTCIVVDIIPPDNSQERSTSPLKKHNNFFRSLLFRKKSNSSNKLSKNLSTVSIVEELFEEGSAMLAERLGSGDCSKEPTTGGGGGIFTCAICQLDLAPREGISVHAGSIFSTSLKPWQGPFLCTDCRDKKDAMEGKRPSGVKVI from the exons ATGGCGTCTAGAGAAGGAAAGAGGCCTAGTCATGAGAATCTTGTGCCTCTCGCTGCTCTGTTAAGCAGAGAGACGAGAGCTGCTAAGATGGAGAAACCGATTGTGAGATACGGGGAAGCTGCTCAATCTAGGAAAGGCGAAGATTATCTCTTGATCAACACTGATACTCTTCGTCTTCCTCCCAACTCTTCCACTGCTTTCTCTGTCTTTGCG ATATTTGATGGGCACAATGGAAAAGCTGCAGCTGTTTTCACAAGGGAGAATCTGTTGAACCATGTTCTTAGTGCTCTTCCCCGCGGGCTTAGCCGTGATGAGTGGCTTCAGGCTTTACCTCGTGCGTTAGTCTCTGGATTCGTCAAGACTGACAAGGAGTTTCAGAGCAGAG GAGAAACTTCCGGAACAACAGCCACGTTTGTGATAGTAGATGGATGGACTGTGACAGTCGCATGTGTTGGGGACTCCCGCTGCATCTTGGATACTTCAGGCGGTTCTGTTTCAAACCTCACCGTGGATCACAGGCTTGAAGATAACAAAGAAGA GAGAGAACGGGTGACTGCTAGTGGTGGAGAAGTTGGAAGGCTAAGCATTGTTGGAGGCGTTGAGATTGGTCCTCTGCGGTGTTGGCCTGAAGGTCTCTGCCTTTCAAGGTCTATAGGGGATATGGATGTTGGAGAGTTCATTGTTCCAGTTCCTTTTGTAAAGCAAGTGAAG CTATCAAACCTTGGAGGAAGGCTTATAATAGCCTCTGATGGCATATGGGACGCTCTCTCCTCAGAAGCCGCAGCTAAAGCTTGCCGTGGATTACCAGCTGAACTTGCTGCTAGACAAGTAGTTAAG GAAGCATTGAGAAGAAGGGGACTAAAGGATGACACAACCTGCATTGTGGTCGACATAATCCCACCAGACAACTCCCAAGAACGGTCCACTTCTCCTCTTAAGAAACACAACAACTTCTTTAGATCTTTGCTCTTTAGAAAGAAATCGAACTCATCTAACAAGCTCTCCAAGAATCTCTCCACTGTCAGCATCGTTGAAGAGCTTTTCGAAGAAGGCTCTGCAATGCTAGCAGAAAG GTTAGGATCAGGTGACTGTTCTAAAGAACCAACAACAGGAGGAGGAGGAGGGATATTCACGTGTGCTATATGCCAACTAGACTTGGCTCCTCGCGAAGGCATATCGGTCCATGCGGGTTCAATCTTCTCCACGAGTCTGAAGCCGTGGCAAGGACCCTTCTTATGCACAGACTGTCGTGACAAAAAGGACGCAATGGAAGGGAAACGCCCAAGTGGAGTTAAAGTCATCTAA